Proteins encoded in a region of the Candidatus Paceibacterota bacterium genome:
- a CDS encoding radical SAM protein — protein sequence MDKFIQKITKNKKVELSVHKERRSPTVIYINPDEKCNEDCVFCVVKGQNNGVFGSMNITKAQKTISDFVKNGGEGIVFTGGEPTLRDDLPKIIRYAEKFKGIQSICIITNGVRLSDKKYFNDLLKADFRNILNFSVSLHSHKENISEQLTRLPNSFNRTINGIKNIIAHGRSLTIYQVITTKNYKNLYAFARFLSTNFPKIKIINLAYPFPQGNAVDNDWLFPKISDLRPHLIKTLRFFEKKGYKIIIASCGQFPLCAIPGFEEAVISSLNSSEEKTFGVIGNKAYHDFEMAGDEFQQLYKNKDKLCRKCIFNNVCQGFWKKYIELFNFDGIRPVTALNFKGNKIKSNLQNNKELDYIIKNLNPHKVNLIQVGKFTQTLLESLVLDARQNKILVIIIDRNKQILYS from the coding sequence ATGGATAAGTTTATTCAAAAAATAACTAAAAACAAAAAAGTCGAATTATCTGTCCACAAAGAAAGGAGGAGTCCGACAGTAATTTATATAAACCCGGATGAGAAGTGTAATGAAGATTGTGTTTTTTGTGTCGTCAAGGGACAAAATAACGGTGTTTTTGGGTCCATGAATATCACAAAAGCGCAAAAAACCATTTCTGATTTTGTTAAAAATGGGGGGGAAGGGATTGTTTTTACTGGTGGGGAACCAACACTAAGAGATGACCTCCCCAAAATAATTCGCTATGCCGAAAAATTTAAAGGTATTCAAAGTATCTGCATTATTACGAATGGTGTACGCTTAAGCGATAAAAAATATTTTAACGATTTATTAAAAGCTGATTTTAGAAATATTTTAAATTTTAGCGTTTCCTTGCACTCACATAAAGAAAATATTTCTGAGCAGTTAACTCGTTTGCCGAATTCATTTAATAGAACAATTAATGGAATCAAGAATATTATTGCTCACGGGCGTTCTTTAACTATCTATCAAGTAATTACCACCAAGAACTATAAAAATTTGTACGCATTTGCGCGATTTCTATCTACCAACTTCCCTAAAATTAAAATTATAAATTTAGCCTATCCTTTTCCACAGGGAAATGCCGTTGATAATGATTGGCTCTTTCCCAAGATTAGTGATCTTAGGCCGCATCTAATAAAAACGTTACGATTTTTTGAAAAGAAAGGTTACAAAATAATCATTGCTAGCTGTGGGCAATTTCCTTTGTGTGCCATTCCAGGATTTGAAGAAGCGGTAATTTCTAGTCTTAATTCTAGCGAAGAAAAAACTTTTGGCGTCATCGGAAATAAAGCTTATCACGATTTTGAAATGGCGGGTGATGAGTTTCAACAATTATATAAAAATAAAGATAAATTGTGTCGAAAATGTATTTTTAATAATGTATGTCAGGGTTTTTGGAAGAAATATATAGAATTATTTAATTTTGATGGTATTCGTCCTGTAACTGCATTAAATTTTAAGGGTAATAAAATAAAAAGTAATTTACAAAATAATAAAGAATTGGATTATATAATAAAAAACTTGAATCCTCATAAAGTTAATTTAATTCAAGTTGGCAAGTTTACTCAAACGCTATTAGAAAGTCTGGTTTTAGATGCTAGACAAAATAAAATTTTAGTAATAATTATTGATAGGAACAAGCAGATACTCTATTCCTAG